The following proteins come from a genomic window of Paenibacillus sp. CAA11:
- a CDS encoding YrhK family protein, protein MDDRYETRRLAADIMTGLLFIIGSICMFYESLSHLARSLYLAGSCMMLVKALVNLAYRFRRKKSR, encoded by the coding sequence GTGGATGATCGCTATGAGACGCGGAGATTAGCGGCTGACATTATGACAGGACTGCTGTTTATCATAGGCAGCATATGTATGTTCTATGAATCCCTATCCCATCTGGCCAGAAGCTTGTATCTTGCGGGAAGCTGTATGATGCTGGTGAAAGCTCTGGTCAATCTAGCTTATAGATTTCGGAGGAAAAAGAGCCGTTAG